The Winogradskyella schleiferi genome contains the following window.
TAAATTCGGCATCGGCAAACGCATAGATTCTCTCTTCATTGGTAACAAAAGTACCAACGGCTTCACGAGGTAATCTTAATGGGTATATTTTGCCTTTAACCTTCGGAATAATATCTAATTTATAAGCTGGATTTAAAAACTGTAATTCTTCAATTTTAATGCCTGTGGCTTCAGAAACATGACTTAAGGAAATCATTTGTTTCACATGAACGGTATCCGTTTGTATCAATTGAAATTCTGGTCTTTCGGGTTTAAAACCGTGTTCTTCTGCGTATTCAAAAATATACATGGTGGCTAAAAAAGCAGGAACATAACCTGCGGTTTCCCTTGGCAAATTCTGACGTATATTCCAATAGTTCTTAGAACCACCAGAACGTCTAATCGCTTTATTTACATTGCCAGGACCGGAATTATAAGCGGCCAATGCCAAATCCCAATCATTAAAAATACGATACATTCTGCCCAAATAACCTGCGGCAGCTGTAGTGGATTTTATGGGATCACTTCTATCATCTACGTAGCTACTTACATCTAAATCGTGCTCTTTTCCTGTACCATACATAAATTGCCAAATACCAGTGGCTCCAACACGAGAGCGTGCTCTGGGTTTTAAGGCCGATTCTACAATCGCCAAATATTTCATTTCTAATGGAATATTGTGAATGTCGAATTCTTGCTCAAACATCGGGAAATAAAAATGGCTCAAACCCATTAAGCGCTCTAAAGAACCTCTTCTGTGTTTCAAATAGCCTTTTATGACACTTTCTAAGGATGCATTATATTCCACGTTAAAAGGTGTTCTCGCATTGAGACGTTCCAATCTCGCTTTTAAGGTATCTGTAGAAAGTTCTGGATAATAAACCGGTTCATATTCTAATTCAGTAACCGATTTGTATATAGTATCAAACAATGAATTACTGTACAGTTCTTCCAGCCATTTTTTTTCGAGTTCTGCAACTTCAGGTAAATCTTTAAGATTTTTAACGCCAGTTGAGTCCTCTTCTGCTTCAATCTTATTTCCTTTTGAAAAAAGTTTTCCATCAATGACCGCACCATTGTCTGGTACAACTTCAGACGACTTTTTAGCGATGCTATCCGTTTTAGTTTGGGAAAACCCACTAAAAACAGACATACAGAGACAAGCCAATAAAAACGTTTTTAATGTCATGGTTACAGAAATTGATTCCTAAATGTTCAACGTTTAGCAAACGTTGGAATCGCTAAAAATAGTATATTTTTTGCAATTAGCTCATGATCGCCGCAATACCTGGTAGAGTCTTACCTTCAAGGCTTTCTAGCATAGCACCTCCACCTGTACTTACATAACTTACCTTATCTTCAAAACCAAACTGTTTTACAGCAGCAACAGAATCACCTCCTCCGACTAAAGAAAATGCGCCATTCTTGGTGGCATTGGCAATTGAGTTTCCTAAAGCAATAGTGCCTTTGTCGTAGCTTTCCATTTCAAAAACCCCTAAAGGTCCATTCCATAATATGGTATTGCTTTTATTCACGACATCATCAAAAATTTCCCTAGATTTTGGACCAGCATCCAAACCTTGCCAGCCATCTGGAATTTTAGTAACATCACAAATTTGAGTGTTGGCCATATTGCTGAATGCATCTGCAGCAATTACATCTACAGGTAAGTGAACTTGTACACCTTTTGCCTTCGCTTGTT
Protein-coding sequences here:
- a CDS encoding LysM peptidoglycan-binding domain-containing protein yields the protein MTLKTFLLACLCMSVFSGFSQTKTDSIAKKSSEVVPDNGAVIDGKLFSKGNKIEAEEDSTGVKNLKDLPEVAELEKKWLEELYSNSLFDTIYKSVTELEYEPVYYPELSTDTLKARLERLNARTPFNVEYNASLESVIKGYLKHRRGSLERLMGLSHFYFPMFEQEFDIHNIPLEMKYLAIVESALKPRARSRVGATGIWQFMYGTGKEHDLDVSSYVDDRSDPIKSTTAAAGYLGRMYRIFNDWDLALAAYNSGPGNVNKAIRRSGGSKNYWNIRQNLPRETAGYVPAFLATMYIFEYAEEHGFKPERPEFQLIQTDTVHVKQMISLSHVSEATGIKIEELQFLNPAYKLDIIPKVKGKIYPLRLPREAVGTFVTNEERIYAFADAEFKGREKPLPQIVNDDTKIRYRVQSGDYLGKIARKYGVRVSQIKQWNGLRSNNLKIGQRLTIFPRNHGTSNKSKSVKKVVNTEGKQTYKVREGDSLWTISQKFSGVSVQNIKDWNDISSNKLKIGMTLIVSN